The following are encoded in a window of Cygnus atratus isolate AKBS03 ecotype Queensland, Australia chromosome 20, CAtr_DNAZoo_HiC_assembly, whole genome shotgun sequence genomic DNA:
- the PTRH2 gene encoding peptidyl-tRNA hydrolase 2, mitochondrial: MEQLGKAGLLGLVAGVACGLCLGWGLRGRLLRRPRARPAAEPLGGAGAEAAVPGEDGEFKLVLVVRNDLKMGKGKVAAQCCHAAVSAYKQAQRRTPEVLKQWEYCGQPKVVLRAPDEETLIQLLAEARRLGLTVSLVRDAGRTQIAPGSQTVLGIGPGPADVVDQVSGRLKLF, translated from the coding sequence ATGGAGCAGCTGGGCAAGGCGGGGCTGCTCGGGCTGGTGGCGGGCGTGGCGTGCGGCCTCTGCCTCGGCTGGGGCCTCCGCGGGCGGCTCCTGCGGCGACCCCGGGCCCGGCCGGCGGCGGAGCCCCTGGGCGGAGCGGGGGCCGAGGCGGCGGTGCCCGGGGAGGACGGGGAGTTCaagctggtgctggtggtgcgGAACGACCTCAAGATGGGCAAGGGGAAGGTGGCGGCGCAGTGCTGCCACGCCGCCGTGTCGGCCTACAAGCAGGCGCAGAGGAGGACGCCCGAGGTGCTGAAGCAGTGGGAGTACTGCGGGCAGCCCAAGGTGGTCCTCAGGGCCCCCGACGAAGAGACGCTGATCCAGCTGCTGGCCGAGGCCAGGCGCCTGGGCCTCACCGTCAGCCTGGTGCGGGATGCCGGCCGCACGCAGATCGCCCCCGGCTCCCAGACGGTGCTCGGCATCGGGCCGGGCCCAGCCGATGTGGTGGATCAAGTGTCCGGGCGCCTAAAGCTCTTCTGA
- the CLTC gene encoding clathrin heavy chain 1: MAQILPIRFQEHLQLQNLGINPANIGFSTLTMESDKFICIREKVGEQAQVVIIDMNDPSNPIRRPISADSAIMNPASKVIALKAGKTLQIFNIEMKSKMKAHTMTDDVTFWKWISLNTVALVTDNAVYHWSMEGESQPVKMFDRHSSLAGCQIINYRTDAKQKWLLLTGISAQQNRVVGAMQLYSVDRKVSQPIEGHAASFAQFKMEGNAEESTLFCFAVRGQAGGKLHIIEVGTPPTGNQPFPKKAVDVFFPPEAQNDFPVAMQISDKHDVVFLITKYGYIHLYDLETGTCIYMNRISGETIFVTAQHEATAGIIGVNRKGQVLSVCVEEENIIPYITNVLQNPDLALRMAVRNNLAGAEELFARKFNALFAQGNYSEAAKVAANAPKGILRTPDTIRRFQSVPAQPGQTSPLLQYFGILLDQGQLNKYESLELCRPVLQQGRKQLLEKWLKEDKLECSEELGDLVKSVDPTLALSVYLRANVPNKVIQCFAETGQVQKIVLYAKKVGYTPDWIFLLRNVMRISPDQGQQFAQMLVQDEEPLADITQIVDVFMEYNLIQQCTAFLLDALKNNRPSEGPLQTRLLEMNLMHAPQVADAILGNQMFTHYDRAHIAQLCEKAGLLQRALEHFTDLYDIKRAVVHTHLLNPEWLVNYFGSLSVEDSLECLRAMLSANIRQNLQICVQVASKYHEQLSTQSLIELFESFKSFEGLFYFLGSIVNFSQDPDVHFKYIQAACKTGQIKEVERICRESNCYDPERVKNFLKEAKLTDQLPLIIVCDRFDFVHDLVLYLYRNNLQKYIEIYVQKVNPSRLPVVIGGLLDVDCSEDVIKNLILVVRGQFSTDELVAEVEKRNRLKLLLPWLEARIHEGCEEPATHNALAKIYIDSNNNPERFLRENPYYDSRVVGKYCEKRDPHLACVAYERGQCDLELINVCNENSLFKSLSRYLVRRKDPELWASVLLESNPYRRPLIDQVVQTALSETQDPEEVSVTVKAFMTADLPNELIELLEKIVLDNSVFSEHRNLQNLLILTAIKADRTRVMEYINRLDNYDAPDIANIAISNELFEEAFAIFRKFDVNTSAVQVLIEHIGNLDRAYEFAERCNEPAVWSQLAKAQLQKGMVKEAIDSYIKADDPSSYMEVVQAANASGNWEELVKYLQMARKKARESYVETELIFALAKTNRLAELEEFINGPNNAHIQQVGDRCYDEKMYEAAKLLYNNVSNFGRLASTLVHLGEYQAAVDGARKANSTRTWKEVCFACVDGKEFRLAQMCGLHIVVHADELEELINYYQDRGYFEELITMLEAALGLERAHMGMFTELAILYSKFKPQKMREHLELFWSRVNIPKVLRAAEQAHLWAELVFLYDKYEEYDNAIITMMNHPTDAWKEGQFKDIITKVANVELYYKAVQFYLEFKPLLLNDLLMVLSPRLDHTRAVTFFTKVKQLPLVKPYLRSVQNHNNKSVNESLNNLFIIEEDYQALRTSIDAYDNFDNISLAQRLEKHELIEFRRIAAYLFKGNNRWKQSVELCKKDRLYKDAMQYASESKDTELAEELLQWFLQENKKECFGACLFTCYDLLRPDVVLETAWRHNIMDFAMPYFIQVMKEYLTKVDKLDASESLRKEEEQATETQPIVYGQPQLMLTAGPSVAVPPQAPFGYGYTAPPYGQPQPGFGYSM, from the exons CTGGGAAAACACTTCAAATATTCAACATTGAAATGAAGAGCAAGATGAAGGCTCATACAATGACAGATGATGTCACCTTCTGGAAGTGGATCTCTCTGAATACTGTTGCCCTTGTAACGGATAACGCGGTCTACCACTGGAGCATGGAGGGGGAGTCCCAGCCCGTGAAAATGTTTGATCGCCACTCTAGTCTTGCTGGCTGCCAGATCATCAACTACCGTACTGATGCTAAGCAGAAGTGGCTGCTGCTGACTGGCATATCTGCACAG CAAAACCGTGTTGTGGGAGCAATGCAGCTCTATTCTGTAGATAGAAAAGTGTCACAACCGATTGAGGGGCATGCAGCTAGCTTCGCGCAGTTCAAGATGGaaggaaatgctgaagaatccactctcttctgttttgcagtaAGAGGGCAAGCTGGGGGTAAG TTGCATATCATTGAAGTTGGTACACCACCGACTGGGAATCAGCCGTTTCCAAAGAAAGCAGTGGATGTCTTCTTTCCTCCGGAAGCACAAAATGACTTTCCTGTTGCAATGCAG ATCAGTGACAAGCATGATGTGGTGTTTCTGATAACGAAGTACGGCTATATTCACTTGTATGACCTGGAAACTGGCACCTGTATCTACATGAACAGAATCAGTGGAGAGACCATATTTGTTACTGCACAGCACGAAGCAACAGCTGGAATTATAGGAGTAAACAGAAAGGGACAA GTGCTGTCAGTGTGTGTGGAAGAAGAGAATATTATTCCCTACATCACAAATGTGCTCCAGAATCCTGACCTAGCTTTACGAATGGCTGTCCGCAACaacctggcaggagctgaggaACTCTTTGCTAGAAAATTCAATGCACTGTTTGCACAAGGGAACTATTCGGAGGCAGCAAAAGTGGCAGCTAATGCCCCAAAG GGAATCCTGCGTACTCCAGACACCATACGTCGGTTCCAGAGTGTTCCAGCTCAGCCGGGACAGACTTCTCCTTTACTCCAGTACTTTGGTATTCTGCTTGATCAAGGGCAGCTGAATAAGTATGAGTCGCTGGAACTCTGCAGACCAGTGCTTCAGCAGGGACGCAAACAGCTCTTGGAGAAATGGTTAAAAGAAGACAAG CTGGAGTGTTCAGAGGAGCTGGGAGATCTTGTGAAATCTGTAGATCCTACACTAGCACTTAGTGTCTACCTGAGAGCCAATGTTCCAAACAAAGTCATCCAGTGTTTTGCTGAAACAGGACAAGTCCAGAAGATTGTTTTGTACGCTAAGAAG GTTGGGTATACTCCAGACTGGATTTTCTTGCTGAGGAACGTTATGAGAATCAGCCCTGATCAAGGACAGCAGTTTGCACAAATGCTTGTTCAAGATGAAGAGCCTCTTGCAGACATAACacaa ATTGTGGATGTCTTTATGGAATATAACTTAATTCAGCAATGTACAGCCTTCTTGCTGGATGCACTGAAGAATAATCGTCCCTCAGAAGGTCCCCTGCAAACACGTTTACTTGAGATGAACCTCATGCATGCGCCTCAG GTTGCAGATGCTATCCTGGGAAACCAAATGTTTACTCATTATGACCGGGCTCACATAGCTCAGCTGTGTGAGAAAGCTGGCTTGCTGCAGAGAGCGCTGGAACACTTCACAGACTTGTATGACATCAAGCGCGCAGTAGTTCACACTCATCTTCTCAATCCTGAG TGGTTAGTGAACTATTTTGGCTCCTTATCGGTAGAAGACTCGCTGGAGTGTCTGCGTGCTATGTTATCTGCTAATATTCGTCAGAACCTGCAGATCTGTGTCCAGGTAGCTTCAAAATACCACGAACAACTGTCAACACAGTCGCTTATTGAGCTCTTTGAGTCCTTCAAGAGCTTTGAAG gtttgttttatttcctgggCTCTATTGTAAACTTCAGCCAGGATCCAGATGTGCACTTCAAGTATATTCAAGCTGCATGCAAGACAGGGCAAATTAAAGAAGTAGAAAGAATCTGCAGGGAAAGCAACTGCTATGATCCAGAACGTGTTAAAAATTTCCTCAAG GAAGCTAAACTCACCGACCAGCTACCGCTCATCATTGTGTGTGATCGCTTTGACTTTGTCCATGACTTGGTGCTGTACCTGTACAGAAATAATCTCCAAAAATATATTGAGATTTACGTACAGAAG GTAAATCCAAGCCGCCTGCCTGTTGTTATTGGGGGACTGCTTGATGTGGATTGCTCTGAAGATGTGATCAAGAACCTTATCCTTGTTGTGAGAGGCCAATTTTCGACTGATGAACTTGTTGCAGAGGTTGAGAAGAGAAACAG GCTGAAATTGCTTCTGCCCTGGCTGGAAGCAAGAATTCACGAGGGTTGTGAGGAGCCTGCAACTCACAATGCATTGGCCAAAATATACATTGATAGCAACAACAACCCGGAGAGATTCCTGCGTGAGAATCCTTACTATGATAGCCGCGTTGTTGGCAAGTACTGTGAGAAGAGGGACCCTCACCTGGCCTGTGTGGCTTATGAGCGTGGACAGTGCGATTTGGAACTCATCAAC GTGTGCAATGAGAACTCCCTCTTCAAAAGCCTTTCTCGTTACTTGGTTCGCCGTAAAGACCCTGAACTGTGGGCCAGTGTGCTATTGGAAAGCAACCCTTACAGAAGACCACTGATTGACCAG GTTGTACAGACTGCGTTGTCAGAGACCCAGGATCCTGAGGAAGTGTCTGTCACTGTGAAGGCCTTCATGACTGCAGATCTTCCTAATGAGCTTATTGAACTGTTGGAGAAAATAGTTCTTGATAACTCTGTGTTCAGTGAGCACAG gAATCTGCAGAACCTTCTAATTCTTACAGCAATTAAGGCTGATCGCACCCGTGTCATGGAATACATCAATCGCCTGGATAACTATGATGCTCCAGACATAGCCAATATAGCTATCAGTAACGAGCTCTTTGAGGAGGCATTTGCCATCTTCAGGAAGTTTGATGTCAACACGTCAGCTGTACAG GTATTAATAGAGCACATTGGAAACCTGGATCGTGCGTATGAATTTGCTGAACGCTGCAATGAGCCTGCTGTGTGGAGTCAGCTGGCTAAAGCACAGCTTCAGAAAGGAATGGTAAAAGAAGCAATTGACTCGTATATTAAAGCAGATGATCCTTCCTCGTACATGGAAGTTGTTCAAGCTGCCAATGCCAGTG GAAACTGGGAAGAACTGGTGAAATATCTTCAGATGGCACGCAAGAAGGCCCGGGAGTCATACGTGGAAACAGAATTAATCTTTGCTCTTGCTAAAACAAACCGTCTAGCAGAGTTAGAGGAGTTTATCAATGGACCCAACAATGCACATATTCAGCAa GTTGGCGATCGCTGTTACGATGAAAAGATGTATGAAGCAGCTAAGCTGTTGTATAACAACGTGTCCAACTTTGGCCGTTTAGCCTCAACTTTAGTTCACCTAGGTGAATACCAGGCGGCTGTGGATGGTGCTCGGAAAGCAAACAGTACTCGCACGTGGAAAGAG GTCTGCTTTGCTTGTGTTGATGGAAAAGAGTTCCGCCTGGCCCAGATGTGTGGACTTCATATTGTAGTGCATGCGGATGAGTTGGAAGAGCTAATCAATTATTACCAG GATCGCGGCTACTTTGAAGAGCTGATAACTATGTTGGAAGCAGCACTTGGGCTTGAGCGGGCACACATGGGAATGTTTACGGAGCTAGCAATTCTTTACTCCAAGTTCAAACCACAGAAGATGAGGGAGCACTTGGAACTGTTCTGGTCCAGAGTCAACATCCCCAAG GTTCTGAGAGCTGCAGAACAGGCCCATCTCTGGGCTGAACTGGTGTTCTTGTATGATAAGTATGAAGAATACGATAATGCCATAATCACAATGATGAACCACCCAACAGATGCTTGGAAAGAAGGACAGTTCAAAGATATCATTACTAAG GTGGCTAACGTGGAGCTGTATTACAAGGCAGTTCAGTTCTATTTGGAATTTAAACCTCTGTTGCTTAATGATCTGCTGATGGTATTGTCCCCTCGGCTTGACCATACTCGTGCTGTTACTTTCTTCACCAAG GTTAAACAGTTACCACTGGTTAAGCCTTACTTGCGTTCTGTTCAAAATCACAACAACAAATCGGTGAACGAGTCCCTGAACAACCTCTTCATTATTGAAGAAGACTACCAG GCGCTTAGGACTTCTATAGATGCATATGACAACTTCGACAATATTTCTCTTGCTCAACGTTTGGAGAAACATGAGCTGATAGAGTTCCGAAGAATTGCTGCGTATCTCTTCAAAGGAAACAATCGCTGGAAACAGAGTGTAGAGCTCTGTAAGAAAGACAGACTGTATAAG GATGCAATGCAATATGCTTCAGAATCCAAAGATACTGAGCTGGCGGAAGAATTGTTGCAGTGGTTCTTGcaggagaacaagaaagaaTGCTTTGGTGCTTGTCTGTTCACCTGCTATGATCTTTTAAGGCCGGATGTTGTCTTGGAAACAGCATGGAGGCACAACATCATGGACTTTGCCATGCCATACTTCATTCAGGTCATGAAGGAATACTTGACCAAG GTGGATAAACTGGATGCATCAGAGTCtttgagaaaggaagaggagcaaGCTACGGAAACACAACCTATTGTTTATG GTCAGCCCCAGCTAATGTTGACAGCAGGACCCAGCGTTGCAGTTCCTCCACAAGCACCTTTTGGCTATGGCTACACTGCACCTCCGTACGGGCAACCGCAGCCTGGCTTTGGGTACAGCATGTAA